TTTGAGTTTGTCTTCCGGAAGCCCAATTCACGGACTGCTTATACATAGTCTGACACCGCCCATTGTAGTAACAATGCCTTTAGAAAGGACCCAGTACTGGTTATAGAATGGCTGAAACATGTTTATGGCGGGTTGAGTGTCAGCATAATTGCCGTGGACTGGACCTTGTCTTCGGTTTCCGAAAACGGATAACGCGTATACCGGGGATCATTGCGTATATCCCCGTTGGTGATAGCAATGACATGAATTGTATCTTGAATTGCGCTCTTTTTATAAATGCTGGAACTTGGTTGGTTAAATCAATCATTTCTATACTCCTGGCCTCCGGGCTGATATCACCATCTTGGGTCATAAAGCTAGTCCAGCAGAGAGCTCTAGTTTATGGGCCGTTCACACACTGGACTGTGTATCAAGTCCACATTCTCTCGTATCTATATACACAAAGAATATCCCATAGATATAGTAAGGTCAATGCCATGAAACAGCAGTAGTCCAGCCAGCTCGCTAATTCAGgcccctcaacctcctcagCCCCCCGTCCGCATACTCCCTAGGCACAAGCCCCCATTCACTCTCCGTCTCACTATGAGCAACATCATCCCTCTCATACGATTCCATCCTTACCTCATGCGTGATCATAATCTCATCAGACTGGTAAGATCTGGACCTCCCCCCCTTCCCTCTCCCCGCTACAGCCGCCGGCGAAGCTAGAGCTAGATCCCCCTCATCCAGCACCGTCAAATCCCCCACGCCGTACTTTCCAAGGCTTATATCCGTTGTGCGCTTGGGGTGTGAGCCCGAGCTGGGTCCTGAGGACTTGTAGGTATACTGGTCCTGCGCGTTGGGGTTTCCGGAAagggcggcggaggcgagCAGGTGTGGGAAGACGCGCGTTATTAGCGGCTTGAGGGGCGGGAGACAGCAGCAGATTATGCCGCTGTTGACTTCGATGTTGGACCAGAGGGCTATGGGGGCGCTGTCTTCTGTTGATAGTGGAGTATGTGGTTAGATGATGGATATAGATGTTTGATCTTTGAAAGGGTGGAGGGGTACGCACTTGAGGGGTCTGGGGAGTTGACTGCCCTGCGCAGGTAGTTTAGACGGACCATGCTTGTGATACAGGCACTACATAGAGAGGTCGTGTGGGTTAGTAGTATTTCATTTACAAGTTTATGGTGGGAATGGACGTACAAGCTTCCCGTCGCAAAGATAAATATCACCCCAACCTTCTGCCTTCTTTTCGAGAGGCGCAACTGCGAAAGGGACGGGATTGGCAGGACGAGAACAGCCAAATCGGTAGCAATGTTAAATGCGCCGTTGAAGTACCACAGGAAAGCCTTGGGGATACAGCTGCCCTTGACGGAGGTGTCCCAGAAGGAACTAACGGGCAGGCAGTTCAGGAAAGCGCTGAGGACGGTCCAGAGCCCGTAGACAACGATGATGGCAATGA
This genomic interval from Aspergillus puulaauensis MK2 DNA, chromosome 7, nearly complete sequence contains the following:
- a CDS encoding uncharacterized protein (COG:S;~EggNog:ENOG410PKP8;~TransMembrane:4 (n3-10c14/15o91-112i124-151o163-188i200-222o)), whose product is MHVIAISSCFGALSTVFVLLRLYTRFYLIRHPGIDDYIITLALVRYQAIAQSQLMMRFSVLHEVDNGSGQPIATLSPETIKLQLKALWLSIPFYNLALTLTKAAIISLYLRIFPTPKFVLTARILIAIIVVYGLWTVLSAFLNCLPVSSFWDTSVKGSCIPKAFLWYFNGAFNIATDLAVLVLPIPSLSQLRLSKRRQKVGVIFIFATGSFACITSMVRLNYLRRAVNSPDPSKDSAPIALWSNIEVNSGIICCCLPPLKPLITRVFPHLLASAALSGNPNAQDQYTYKSSGPSSGSHPKRTTDISLGKYGVGDLTVLDEGDLALASPAAVAGRGKGGRSRSYQSDEIMITHEVRMESYERDDVAHSETESEWGLVPREYADGGLRRLRGLN